The Terriglobia bacterium genome contains a region encoding:
- a CDS encoding glycosyl hydrolase, with the protein MFGAMRWRQVGPFRGGRVLAVTGVEGEPNVFYFGAASGGIWKSTDAGANWRPISDKQPIVTVGTNGAVAASTGKKNGDSPWGAGQSPSAESTGTKRGDKSGDSPWGAGQSPLLLASIGAIAVAASDHNIIYAGSGEACIRGNISYGNGVYKSMDAGKTWRNIGLKDSRHIGAVIVDPRNPNIVFVAALGHAYGPNEERGVFRTTDGGATWQKVLYKDTKTGAIDIVFDPHNSHTLFAALWEVYRTPWSLNSGGPGSGLYKSTDGGSTWTRAEGHGLPAGIMGRIAVSVSGADSNRVYAMIESKEGGLYRSDDGGENWIRINEDGRLRQRAWYFSHVYADPKSADTVYVLNTGMFRSTDAGRTFNLLPAPHGDHHGLWIDPDHPERMINGDDGGATVSTDGGATWSTQYNQPTAQFYHVITDNRWPYYIYGAQQDNSTIAISSYDDDGVIGRQDWYPVGGGEQGYIAPYPPDPNIVFAGAESLITRFDKRTEQVVDISVWPLDVSGNGAEKLLHRFQWTSPLLVSPHDPNTLYSAAERLFRSRDAGQSWTAISPDLTRNDKSKQKPSGGPITLDITSVEYYDTIFAVAESPLKKDTIWAGTDDGLVQLTTDGGEHWSNVTPRELPEWSMISIVEASHYDPGTAYIAVDRHKLDDFRPFIYRTADYGKNWTLMAGGIPEGAYVRTVREDPKRKGLLFAGTETGVFFSLDDGGHWQPLQLNLPVVPIHDLNIHEDDLVAATHGRSFWVLDDITPLRQIDAGASAPEMMLYKPQRAVRVHLPDNVDRRGPVGENPPPGVIIDYCFKTAPTDEVKLEIFDSAGKLVRTLSSKEKKEFEQPPEWPDQVREVTTIPAAEGMNRYAWNLRWEPPVKIPGAFYSGVGPQGPLVLPGQYTVKLTVGGQSRTQPLEIVMDPRVKGVSAEDLQKQFELAMQVRDANTELHRAVNQIRALRADLKTINQRFADNAGLKSLLEEASALDKKMTPVEEELIQVNMKGSEANLAFPNKLNEQFDSYSASVMAGDGVPTKQQYEVFKMLRGQLDEQLEAWKRILSKEVPAFNEGIKSKNVPALYLPPA; encoded by the coding sequence ATGTTTGGGGCCATGCGCTGGCGACAGGTGGGGCCATTTCGCGGGGGCCGCGTGCTGGCGGTGACCGGCGTCGAGGGCGAACCGAATGTGTTTTATTTCGGCGCGGCTTCGGGCGGGATCTGGAAGTCGACCGATGCGGGGGCGAATTGGCGGCCGATATCGGATAAGCAGCCGATTGTGACTGTTGGCACGAACGGGGCAGTTGCCGCGTCTACCGGCAAGAAAAATGGGGACAGCCCCTGGGGAGCGGGACAGTCCCCAAGCGCCGAGTCGACTGGAACGAAACGTGGAGACAAAAGTGGGGACAGCCCCTGGGGAGCGGGACAGTCCCCACTTTTATTGGCGTCGATCGGGGCTATTGCCGTTGCGGCGTCGGACCACAACATCATTTATGCCGGGTCGGGAGAGGCCTGCATCCGCGGCAATATCTCTTACGGCAACGGCGTCTACAAGTCGATGGATGCCGGAAAGACGTGGCGCAACATCGGCCTCAAAGACAGCCGGCACATCGGTGCCGTGATCGTCGATCCCCGCAACCCCAACATCGTTTTTGTGGCCGCCCTGGGCCATGCCTATGGACCCAATGAAGAGCGCGGCGTGTTTCGCACCACCGACGGCGGCGCCACGTGGCAGAAGGTCCTCTATAAAGACACCAAAACCGGGGCGATTGACATTGTTTTTGACCCCCACAACTCCCATACCCTGTTCGCCGCGCTGTGGGAGGTTTACCGGACGCCCTGGAGCTTGAACAGCGGCGGTCCGGGCAGCGGCCTGTACAAGTCGACCGATGGTGGCAGCACCTGGACGCGGGCGGAAGGGCACGGCCTCCCTGCCGGTATCATGGGCCGCATCGCCGTTTCGGTCTCCGGAGCCGATTCCAACCGCGTCTACGCCATGATCGAGTCGAAGGAGGGCGGGCTGTACCGCTCCGACGATGGCGGCGAGAATTGGATCCGCATCAACGAGGACGGCCGCCTGCGCCAGCGCGCCTGGTATTTCAGCCACGTCTATGCCGACCCGAAGTCGGCCGACACGGTCTATGTCCTCAACACGGGAATGTTCCGCTCCACCGACGCCGGCCGGACCTTTAACCTGCTGCCCGCGCCGCATGGCGACCACCACGGCCTGTGGATCGATCCCGACCACCCCGAGCGCATGATCAACGGCGATGACGGCGGCGCCACAGTTTCCACCGACGGAGGCGCCACCTGGTCCACGCAGTACAACCAGCCCACCGCCCAGTTCTATCATGTGATCACCGACAATCGCTGGCCGTATTACATCTACGGGGCGCAACAGGACAACTCGACCATCGCCATCAGCAGCTACGATGACGACGGCGTGATTGGCCGCCAGGACTGGTATCCGGTGGGAGGCGGCGAGCAGGGTTACATTGCTCCCTATCCGCCGGATCCCAACATCGTTTTTGCGGGGGCCGAAAGCCTGATCACGCGGTTTGACAAGCGCACCGAACAGGTGGTGGATATCTCGGTGTGGCCGCTCGATGTGTCGGGCAATGGCGCGGAAAAACTGTTGCACCGCTTTCAGTGGACCTCGCCGCTGCTGGTCTCGCCCCACGATCCCAACACGCTCTACTCCGCCGCGGAGAGGCTGTTCCGATCGCGCGACGCCGGGCAAAGCTGGACGGCCATCAGCCCCGATCTCACGCGCAACGATAAATCGAAGCAGAAGCCCTCGGGCGGCCCGATCACCCTCGACATCACCAGCGTTGAATATTACGACACGATCTTTGCGGTGGCCGAATCGCCGCTGAAGAAAGACACGATCTGGGCGGGGACCGACGACGGTCTGGTCCAGCTCACCACCGACGGCGGCGAGCATTGGTCGAACGTCACTCCGCGGGAGTTGCCGGAATGGAGCATGATCAGCATCGTTGAAGCCTCGCACTATGATCCGGGCACGGCTTACATCGCCGTCGACCGGCATAAGCTGGATGACTTCCGGCCGTTCATTTATCGCACGGCCGATTACGGAAAGAACTGGACCTTGATGGCCGGCGGCATCCCGGAAGGCGCGTATGTCCGCACGGTGCGTGAAGATCCCAAACGCAAAGGGCTGCTCTTCGCCGGAACGGAAACGGGCGTCTTCTTCTCGCTCGATGACGGCGGGCACTGGCAGCCGCTCCAGCTCAATCTGCCCGTGGTCCCCATCCACGATCTGAATATCCATGAGGATGATCTGGTCGCGGCCACGCACGGCCGCTCCTTCTGGGTGCTGGACGACATCACTCCGCTGCGGCAGATTGACGCCGGCGCTTCTGCTCCGGAAATGATGCTGTACAAGCCGCAGAGGGCGGTGCGCGTGCATTTGCCGGACAATGTCGACCGCCGCGGCCCGGTGGGCGAAAACCCTCCCCCCGGCGTCATCATCGATTATTGCTTCAAGACGGCGCCCACGGACGAGGTGAAGCTGGAGATTTTTGACAGCGCCGGCAAGTTGGTGCGTACCCTCTCGAGCAAGGAGAAGAAGGAATTCGAGCAGCCCCCGGAATGGCCCGACCAGGTGAGAGAAGTCACCACGATTCCGGCCGCAGAGGGCATGAACCGCTACGCCTGGAATCTGCGATGGGAGCCGCCGGTGAAAATTCCGGGTGCGTTTTACTCCGGTGTGGGTCCGCAAGGCCCGCTGGTTTTACCGGGCCAATACACGGTCAAGCTGACGGTGGGAGGCCAGAGCCGGACGCAGCCGCTTGAGATTGTCATGGACCCTCGCGTCAAGGGGGTGAGCGCCGAGGATCTTCAAAAGCAATTTGAGCTGGCCATGCAGGTGCGGGACGCGAACACGGAGCTGCATCGTGCGGTCAACCAGATTCGAGCGTTGCGGGCGGATCTGAAGACAATAAACCAGCGCTTTGCAGACAACGCGGGCTTGAAGTCGCTGCTGGAGGAGGCCAGCGCGCTCGACAAAAAGATGACCCCGGTGGAAGAGGAGCTGATCCAGGTCAACATGAAGGGGTCCGAGGCAAACCTCGCGTTCCCCAACAAGCTCAATGAGCAGTTCGACAGCTATAGCGCGAGCGTCATGGCAGGCGATGGCGTTCCGACGAAGCAGCAGTATGAGGTGTTTAAAATGCTGCGGGGACAGTTGGACGAGCAGTTGGAGGCGTGGAAGCGGATTTTGTCGAAGGAAGTCCCCGCATTTAATGAGGGCATTAAGAGCAAGAATGTTCCGGCATTGTATCTGCCACCGGCCTGA
- a CDS encoding ORF6N domain-containing protein, with protein sequence MKELVAVEVIEEKILLIRGQKVMLDRDLAELYGAEVRQLKRQVRRNMERFPGDFMFQLSVEENDSLRRHFGTLKRGEHSKYLPYVFTEQGIAMLSSVLRGKRAVLVNIQIMRVFVKLRKLLLRHKELALQLAQLERRIEEHDEEISVIFDAIRKLTKPPEGTRRRIGFSAKERRAVYRTSGKR encoded by the coding sequence ATGAAAGAACTTGTGGCCGTGGAGGTGATTGAAGAAAAGATTCTGCTCATTCGAGGGCAGAAGGTCATGCTGGACCGTGACTTGGCCGAACTTTATGGCGCAGAAGTCAGACAGCTCAAGAGACAGGTCCGAAGAAACATGGAACGTTTTCCAGGGGATTTCATGTTTCAGTTATCGGTGGAGGAAAACGATTCTTTAAGGCGCCATTTTGGCACCCTAAAAAGGGGGGAGCATTCAAAGTATCTTCCGTACGTTTTCACCGAACAAGGCATCGCGATGCTCTCCAGTGTCCTGCGCGGCAAGAGGGCGGTGCTTGTCAACATTCAAATCATGCGGGTGTTCGTGAAACTCCGAAAGCTTCTCTTGAGGCATAAAGAGCTGGCCCTTCAATTGGCACAGCTTGAAAGACGGATCGAAGAACACGACGAAGAAATCAGCGTTATCTTCGATGCGATCCGAAAACTGACGAAGCCGCCAGAGGGGACAAGACGGAGGATCGGATTCAGCGCAAAAGAACGGAGAGCTGTTTACCGAACCTCCGGCAAACGCTGA
- a CDS encoding DUF1488 family protein — MGDYFGGKKTGPKTQIPPSFRMIDKNFNELTWSDPKRIFGYIHPYPDGNGRMARFLMNVMLASGGYPWTVIRVRDRDTYLKGLDRASIDMDIRPFCAFVVERVRWSLERHDLKFPAPKERYVVGRDIVLFWGQDEATRVQCAISREALDDDFGGDDKDKLEVFRTNRQVIEQDARRKYLAGDTEADGSVLIRIGDL; from the coding sequence ATGGGGGATTATTTCGGGGGCAAAAAAACAGGTCCTAAGACTCAAATACCACCCTCTTTTCGGATGATCGACAAGAATTTCAATGAGTTGACTTGGTCCGACCCCAAGCGAATTTTCGGCTATATCCATCCATATCCGGATGGCAACGGACGGATGGCCCGCTTCCTGATGAACGTGATGCTGGCTTCCGGCGGCTATCCCTGGACCGTCATCCGCGTCAGGGATCGCGACACTTATCTCAAGGGCCTGGATCGCGCCAGCATCGACATGGATATAAGACCGTTCTGCGCGTTCGTGGTGGAGCGCGTGCGCTGGTCCCTTGAGAGACACGATCTGAAATTTCCTGCGCCGAAAGAAAGGTATGTTGTTGGCCGGGATATTGTCCTTTTCTGGGGGCAGGACGAAGCAACGCGCGTGCAGTGCGCCATCAGCAGGGAAGCCTTGGACGATGACTTCGGGGGCGACGACAAGGACAAGCTGGAAGTATTCAGAACGAACCGTCAGGTCATCGAGCAGGATGCGCGGCGGAAATATCTCGCGGGCGACACGGAAGCGGACGGATCTGTTCTCATCCGCATCGGAGATCTCTAA
- a CDS encoding DUF3800 domain-containing protein → MKFEIYCDESRQDLLSTKSEQKDKNLLIGGLWLPAEKRAEIKERINRLKKEFDVRGEVKWQKTSNSRVDFYKKLIDLFIGFGLDLRFRCIAVEAEKVNLLRYHGNDQELGFYKFYYQLIHHWIYDFNEYAIFCDLKSNRQRDRLAVLRDCLQNANLSSSIQGVQALPSNELVLIQLVDVLLGATASRLNNSIRPGGAKDQVLCHLEGRLSLPRLQPTTKNEQKFNIFVIRLEGGW, encoded by the coding sequence ATGAAATTTGAAATCTATTGCGATGAAAGCCGGCAAGACCTCCTCTCCACCAAGAGTGAGCAGAAAGATAAGAATCTATTGATTGGCGGTTTATGGCTTCCGGCTGAGAAACGCGCCGAAATCAAGGAAAGGATTAATCGGCTCAAGAAAGAGTTCGATGTTCGTGGCGAGGTTAAGTGGCAGAAGACCTCTAATTCTCGCGTTGATTTCTACAAAAAGCTTATCGACTTATTCATCGGCTTTGGACTCGACCTCCGATTCCGCTGCATTGCCGTGGAAGCTGAGAAAGTCAATCTTCTTCGCTACCACGGAAATGATCAAGAGCTGGGGTTTTACAAGTTTTACTATCAACTGATTCATCATTGGATTTACGATTTCAATGAATATGCCATTTTTTGTGATCTCAAGAGCAACCGGCAACGCGATCGGCTGGCAGTCCTCCGAGATTGCCTGCAGAATGCCAATCTCTCTTCATCTATTCAAGGCGTACAAGCCCTTCCATCAAATGAGCTGGTCTTGATTCAGTTGGTAGATGTTTTGTTGGGCGCAACCGCTTCCCGACTCAACAACAGCATACGGCCCGGAGGAGCAAAGGATCAGGTGCTCTGCCATTTGGAAGGGCGTCTAAGCCTTCCACGGCTCCAACCGACGACAAAAAATGAACAGAAGTTCAATATCTTCGTGATTCGCTTGGAAGGGGGCTGGTAG
- a CDS encoding type II toxin-antitoxin system HipA family toxin, whose protein sequence is MNAELIAILDGRETGRVARDGRGKLSFRYSEAWRTAADAYPLSISMPLALAEHGNARIDPYLWGLLPDNEMVLDHWARKFHVSARNVFALIACVGEDCAGAVQFVRPERLEAILGEAPPPIEWLDEAAMAQRLHTLREDHSAWRIPRDTGQFSLAGAQPKTALLFENGRWGVPSGRVPTTHILKPPSGDFDGHVENEHFCLELGRALGLPVADSRIMHFQDEVAIVLERYDRARTPACIRRVHQEDICQALGIPPTRKCQNEGGPGIRDIVELLRTYSTNAPEDTSTFLDAVAYNWLIAGTDAHGKNYALLIGRQARVRLAPLYDVASVLPYPNIDIERVKLSMKLGGEYRLRNIQLYHWRRLAEELHLDPDAMIQRVDDFAKQLADHVSDIRRRMTEEGLAHPIIARLAEELAARAAWCREALQRP, encoded by the coding sequence ATGAACGCGGAGCTCATCGCCATTCTTGACGGCCGCGAAACAGGCCGGGTCGCGCGCGACGGCAGGGGAAAACTGTCTTTCAGATACAGCGAGGCGTGGCGGACTGCCGCCGACGCCTACCCGCTGTCGATCTCGATGCCTCTCGCCCTCGCCGAGCACGGAAACGCCAGGATCGATCCCTACCTGTGGGGACTCCTTCCCGACAACGAAATGGTGCTCGACCACTGGGCGCGCAAGTTCCACGTCTCGGCAAGAAACGTCTTCGCGTTGATTGCTTGCGTTGGCGAGGATTGCGCCGGAGCCGTCCAGTTCGTACGGCCCGAAAGGCTCGAAGCCATTCTCGGAGAGGCACCGCCACCGATCGAATGGCTCGATGAGGCCGCGATGGCGCAGCGTCTGCACACCTTGCGCGAGGACCACTCCGCGTGGCGCATTCCGCGCGATACCGGCCAGTTCAGTCTTGCCGGCGCACAACCGAAAACCGCGCTTCTCTTTGAAAACGGCAGATGGGGCGTCCCTTCGGGGCGCGTGCCTACCACCCATATTCTCAAGCCCCCGTCCGGGGACTTCGACGGCCATGTCGAGAACGAACATTTCTGTCTGGAGCTGGGACGCGCCCTCGGCCTTCCCGTCGCGGATTCCAGAATCATGCATTTTCAGGATGAGGTCGCCATCGTCCTGGAGCGTTACGACCGCGCCCGCACCCCCGCCTGTATCCGGCGCGTCCATCAAGAAGACATATGCCAGGCGCTCGGCATTCCCCCTACCCGCAAATGTCAGAACGAAGGTGGGCCTGGAATCCGCGATATCGTCGAATTGCTGAGAACCTATTCGACAAACGCGCCAGAGGATACGAGCACCTTCCTCGACGCCGTCGCTTACAACTGGCTCATCGCGGGCACGGACGCTCACGGCAAGAATTACGCCCTGCTCATCGGCAGACAAGCCCGGGTACGTCTTGCGCCCCTCTATGACGTGGCGAGCGTCCTCCCGTATCCGAACATCGACATCGAGCGCGTCAAGCTTTCCATGAAACTCGGCGGCGAGTACCGCTTGCGTAATATCCAGCTATATCACTGGCGCAGGCTGGCCGAAGAGCTGCACCTCGATCCCGATGCCATGATCCAGCGCGTGGATGATTTCGCAAAGCAGCTCGCAGACCATGTGTCCGATATCAGACGCCGCATGACTGAGGAAGGGCTCGCTCATCCGATCATCGCCCGGCTGGCAGAAGAACTTGCGGCACGCGCCGCCTGGTGCCGGGAAGCCCTGCAGCGTCCATAA
- a CDS encoding helix-turn-helix domain-containing protein, translated as MRIRTPADLGALIRSHRTSLGLDQRSLAQKVGVSRQWIVEVEKGKPRAAIGLLLRTVDAIGIQLDADKPDPGRPKDMDTYVDIDTIVATARRKRK; from the coding sequence ATGCGCATTCGAACGCCAGCCGATCTCGGGGCCCTTATCCGCAGCCACCGCACCAGCCTTGGCCTCGACCAGAGGTCCCTGGCGCAGAAGGTCGGCGTCAGCCGGCAGTGGATCGTGGAAGTGGAGAAGGGCAAGCCGCGCGCTGCCATCGGTCTGCTGCTGCGCACCGTAGACGCCATCGGAATCCAACTGGATGCCGATAAACCCGATCCGGGAAGACCGAAGGACATGGATACGTACGTGGATATTGATACTATTGTCGCCACTGCGCGCAGGAAAAGAAAATGA
- a CDS encoding DUF1488 domain-containing protein: MYKKAQSFTTKDGLDATPPTFSREALDDHFGGDDKDKLAVFRANRQVIEQDARRKYLASDTEADGSVLIRTGDL, from the coding sequence ATGTACAAGAAAGCGCAATCCTTCACCACGAAAGATGGATTAGATGCGACCCCACCAACTTTCAGCCGAGAAGCCCTGGACGATCATTTCGGGGGGGACGACAAGGACAAGCTTGCAGTATTCAGAGCGAACCGTCAGGTCATTGAGCAGGACGCGCGGCGGAAATATCTCGCTAGCGACACAGAAGCGGACGGATCTGTTCTCATCCGCACCGGGGATCTGTGA
- a CDS encoding CsgG/HfaB family protein: MGRKKVREAVQGYMRLTRFILTLTLATIAAHPAPAQDLKPVSTALASQISSSGRKRIAVVDFTDLEGNVTKLGRYLAEELSVNLLGDAKGFQVIDRTHLKAILQEHRLSATGVIDPQTARKLGEIVGADALVTGTITPFGDTVHLSIKAIDPATASMVAATTADIPKTPAIGALLGESLTSPTISTADSTNRASNVGGKPASIGVTVQSHGFVFAVQNCHRVGDSLTCLGSINNQMQERRVLDLSCCGAEYSQVIDNNHVQYALAYPIRYSLVFGARGQRQKLENDLPVTFKLSVENFSSTATSVSIVLSCMAYGDTYARNDFKVTLRNIQLSSN, from the coding sequence ATGGGCAGGAAAAAGGTCCGTGAAGCAGTGCAGGGGTACATGAGGCTAACTCGGTTCATCTTGACTCTGACCCTTGCGACAATTGCTGCCCATCCAGCTCCTGCTCAAGACCTGAAACCTGTCTCCACTGCCCTTGCGTCCCAAATCTCCTCGTCCGGTCGCAAGAGGATTGCCGTCGTTGATTTTACTGACCTCGAAGGAAATGTCACTAAGCTAGGCCGCTATCTGGCTGAGGAACTCTCTGTCAACTTGCTCGGGGATGCCAAAGGCTTCCAGGTAATCGACCGCACCCATCTGAAGGCGATTCTCCAAGAACATCGGCTCTCGGCTACGGGAGTAATTGATCCTCAGACGGCTCGCAAATTGGGAGAGATCGTTGGTGCGGATGCACTCGTTACAGGCACAATCACTCCCTTTGGCGACACAGTTCACCTATCAATTAAAGCAATTGATCCCGCAACGGCTAGCATGGTTGCGGCCACCACAGCGGATATCCCGAAGACCCCTGCCATTGGTGCTCTATTGGGAGAGTCTCTGACATCCCCAACGATCTCAACGGCGGACTCCACGAACAGAGCAAGCAATGTAGGTGGAAAGCCCGCCTCGATTGGCGTAACCGTGCAGTCGCACGGCTTTGTTTTTGCAGTTCAGAACTGCCATCGTGTGGGTGACTCCCTCACATGCTTGGGCTCCATAAACAATCAAATGCAGGAGAGGCGCGTGCTTGACCTTAGCTGCTGCGGCGCCGAATATTCCCAAGTGATTGACAATAATCATGTCCAGTATGCCTTGGCCTATCCCATCCGGTATTCTCTTGTCTTTGGCGCGAGGGGCCAACGGCAGAAGCTTGAAAACGATCTACCGGTCACCTTCAAGCTTTCTGTGGAGAACTTCTCTTCAACGGCCACGTCCGTAAGTATCGTTTTATCTTGCATGGCCTACGGCGATACATACGCCAGAAACGACTTCAAGGTTACGCTTCGTAATATCCAGTTAAGTAGCAATTAG